Genomic DNA from Solanum dulcamara chromosome 4, daSolDulc1.2, whole genome shotgun sequence:
AATGGTTCTAATTTTGCTCAATTGAAGATTTTGATAATTAAATTCTTTTCCAAAGGAAAAAGGCAATTCAGGAGGcttctattattatatttaatgcAACAAAATTGAAGCTATTCATAGAGTTGCTTATACACATCTATAGATGCAGATTGAGTGTAGTTGGGATGTTCTTTTCTCCTTTATTACAAAGTTCATATGCAAAAAATGCAGGATAATATGGTTCCTCATCCCTCGATATAAAGAAGTTTAGAAGGGAAGAATGATAAGCATCCAGGCCTCTAAAGCAAGATTAAAGTGGAATTATCTGATCTATAaccccaaaagaaagaaaacactataaatacaaataaactgttattttattggtaatgaaaCCTTCTTTTCTTAATTCAGACAGCTTTTTGGGTAAAAATAATGTATCAATGAGGCCTTATTTAGAAATGGGAAAGAGGATATTTCTTGGTAAAACAATAAACTTTAAACCACTATAAATGTTTGTAAAAGATTTCTACATTTATTTGATAATTACATGATTCCTTACTTCTATTCATATAGATTTGGCTATGTAGAGATAGAAGGGGGACTACATCTCATTGAGGAACAATATAATAATTGAACtttttaaaagtaatatgaTAACATGCTCGAACAAGAcgtaacaatttaaaataattaaaataatattttaatatctcGCGCATTGCGCGGGTACTTATACTAGTTTTCTTAAAGGAAGAAGGCGCATAGGTAATAATTTAATAGCGAATGGATATCTAGGATAATTAATTTTAACATGGACATATACGAGTAATTAATTAGGCTTAAATGGGTAATTTCTATAGGGTTTtcgaaaaaaaaatcaacaatctcATTTCActtctttgtaattttattactaatatttttatgaataagacttctaaatttgTTTCTCCCTCCACCTTTGGCAGcatttaagaaaagaaaaaaatatatgataaaattgTTATCAATCATTCTTCCATCAAATGTAACTAAAGCAACATTTTTACTATAATTAGCCTCCCCTaatcaaatcgattaaattttcctttttattaaaatatttatgaatcaaaatcacaacaaaattgtaataatatatatatatatatatatatatatatatatatatatatatatatatatagatagatagataaataCATACTTACTTTTATAAACTTAAGCTTAATGCACGTCAGGATCTTTAACATGATAATCTTATAGAGAGGTGTAATAGAAAATATACCTTGATGTCGAAGACATTATCGCATAAAAACACGAAAACGTTAGTTGTAAAACTGATTTTACCTCCTTGCCTAATCATATGTTGCCATAGCCGTCAACGATGGAAAATGTGTAAAGAATATATGGTAATCCTAGTAGGTAGATGGAGGATCAATTTATAAACTCTAAGACTTAATTTGATAGGTCCATCAAATAATTGATGTACAGACATGATATattctttattaaatattagTTAGGGGTTTTGCATTTGTTGGGCCACACATAAAATAATAACTCTCACATTCTCCCACTTGGCCCAATGAccacataaaattaatatttaatgacATAAATATTAATTGCGCATAATACAAATCTCTTTTATAATGTTCTGTCACACATACCACAATATAACAAATCACTAATGCAAGTTATGGTGATTATACATAATCTGGTACTACATACTTCCTTCCATATACTACTACCTTATCAACTTATTATACCAGTTTCATAAGCTATAAAACATCTATCATTATGGTCCGTAATAATGTCCATTGAGACACTATTacgaaaaaataagaaatttattaatGTATATCAGAAACACATAATTGAGCTCAGAGTATCAAAGCATGATAAATGCATCAATCATAAGCACAACCAAGACCCATTCTTTGAACATGTTCTTTAAATATCTTCGATTGTAAGTCATTCAGTAACAGATTTTACAATCGTAAGATCAGTTTTAATATTCTCAAGTAACAATCTTTGTTTACGAACTTCTTCCTTAACTGTAACGTATTTTAATTTCATATGTTTGACACCTTTGAAGTACTTATCATTTGTTGCTCCCAATTCTTCTATTCGAAGAAATGATTCATCGAAATAATGAGTCACCATTGATATCGACACATCTGAGATCGCCAAATGCTCGGGAGTATACGCACACAAGTGTACGTGATCGCCAAGTAATATAGTGACTAAGCAAGTCAGATATCAATCCCATAGGGACTTAATTTTACAATTTATCAAATCCAGctattatcaatcaatcatgcaAGTGTTTTTACCgcaagttttattttgattattatagGCTACtgtagaaaataaattaattaattatactaACTATTATATTGGCTAATATTGAGACGTAAGAATTTAATGCAATAGAAGACAATATTTTTGTATTAATGTATTAACAATCATGATGAGTAATCACTTGAATTGACTTCATTAACAATCATGATGAATAATCAGTTGAATTGACTTCAATTTGATTAATGGTATTGATTTGAGAGAGATAGATATATGTGGTGGTTGTGAGTTTgagaaaatgatgaattttgGGAATTTGAAGGTTATAGTACAACTCTGAAGGTGCCCATATCATAAAAGATGGAATCTTTTTCTGAAATTAAAGCAAAACATGTTCCTTTAGACTAATGGGTCAGCAAAAATGGGTGGAATTAaggaaaaaattgaatttatcggtgaaaattgattaaattaaaaaaaacggATCAACCCTATGGATTTACGAGTAGGTGAAAAATAGGTGAAATTGGAGAAAGAGAGGAGTGGATGGAGAAGAAGAGGTTTACAAAGATGAAATCTAAGGTTTTGTGATATGGAAAAGAGGAGTAATGTTTGAGGTGatcagaaaagaaagaagttttGTGTAGTTTATAAAGTACTGTCAATACGCCATccaactattattatttttaaatttaaaaaattgatttatcGAACTGATATATGAGCGTgacttattttaatttcttttaagttAATATTGCTTTGAAACATTTTTATAGCGTTTGcgtaaaattacaaaaaaaattaagcacttgttttaaattaaaataataaaaataagccaaaaaaTTATAAGTTGCGATTTCTAAGCTATAAACCTATTCGAAAAGACTTTAGGTCAGTTGGTGACGGTCAGGACTACTAAGAGAAAGCGAAAGAGCAAAGAGATTGTCACCTCTATCAAACCTCCCAAGAAAAAGGTTACCAGACATGCTTCATCAGAAACTCCATTGCGATCTAGCCTTCAACATGAAAAGACTGATAGTGAGGATGGACATGAGGTACTCTACTCTTTTGAATCTCTTGGGGAGGAGAATACTGAAGATGAAATTGAAAACTATGTCGATGAAGTGTTTTAGATCCTTTCATGGCTAGGGTAGTTTAGTTCAGTAAAAGACCAATGCTTAGGGGGGGTGTCATTACTAAATTTGATGGTGTCGAGATGGGTCATCTGTTCACTTTACTTCACGCTCAAGGTTGGAGCAACCTATTCCGTCAGGGAGATAGTTGAAGAAAAATGTGTAAGGCTAAAGTTGCTCATATCTATATCAATGTCAATAGGGTTGCTGACTCAATTATTAGTAAAGTTGAGAACATATTGAAATCTCTCCAGCCCTGTTAGCTCAAATTCtttaagttccaatggtctgccTTCTGCTCTTGATATCACTAGGAAATTTGAGAATGACCCCAAGCTTCAAGAATATGGTCGGGTGGACACAAATGCCATGCCTACCTTGCATAAACTGTTGTTTAATGTCATGCACAAGATGATCTTTTCAAGGCAGCAGAGGCGGACTGAGCTGAGCTTCTGAATTCAATGATCCCTATTATTCTATTCAGGCTAATGATGCATCACATtctcaaaatcatcaaattgGACAACAAAGTTCATGCATTGGCATATAGGTTATGGTTGGGAGTTGTGTATGAATATCTTCACTTCCATGTCCAGGTCTAGCACGGTCAACCGAATTGTTGTATTTGATCCTTCAAAGGGGTCCAATTCACCTTTGTAGCGCTTCCGAGCCTCCTTGGCAGCTAAGGATGATGAACTCACAATATGTGCAGGTCTCACAGAGAAGCTTTCGACTTTCTCCACGGAAAGTATGCCATTAAACAACAAGAGCTTTGGGCTAAAATCGAACGCCTAAAGGTTGAACTCATCCAAGAAACGACCACTAACAGTGCCAGCTTGTAGAGTATTTATCAGCTTCTTCAGAAGAATTGCTCCTCATCTTTCCTTCATCCATCGTATCCATATCGACTCCAATAGCTAGTCCTTCTTCTGTTTATATCACGGTCTTgcttgttttttaatttttggttaAAAGATATGTAGTGTCGCCTACTGGGTTTTATCAATATGTTTAATAAGTTCATGAAACAAATAGGTGATACATGTTCcaacattcagagttcaacTCATGTTAGGACCCTCCAAAAAGGAGTCTCAAGTAGAAAAGATCATGTGTCTATACAAAATCATATTGAGGACAATCCAAAGACGAATAGACTTAAGCATCCAAGTAAAACAAGAGTCCTTGTCAAGCAAGAATTCATAGCAAACTAGGAAGGACGACCAAATAAAGATACAAGGTCTTCCACATGAGACTCACGCACTTACATTGAGAGCAAGGGTAGAACACAACCAGATAAGAAAAGGCAATATTTGAGAGAGTCCTTACTGAAAATCGAAGTGCACTTGATACAAAGAACTAGCTTGAAAAACCTGTTCTATAGTCATATGTTATATACTCTCTAAGTCTAGTATCTAAGTATTAAAAAATTCAATCGAATTGTAATTTATTGCTTTCTAGAATTGTGTTTAGATGAACAATATTGAGTGTGTAAACTTTAAGTTGGGGATAACTTGAAGTAGGGTTCAAGAGTCCGGAAGTTTGTTGAAGTTTAGGAATTAGACTTAGTTCCTTGAATTGTCAGAATTGTAATCTGAATTCAGTTGAGATTCATTAATTTAATGAAGTTTACAGAAATTCTATAGAGGTGTAGGTCGTGGTTTGTTCACCAGGTGATTTTCACACATAAAAATACTGTGTTCGTTATTTTTTCGCTGCATTGATTCTAGTTCAGTTATTTGGTGAAACACATAACTTAACAAGCTCCTTATAAGAAATAAAAGTGCATAAAATATCTGCCCCTCATCTACACTGCCTCAATGCGATTTATACCCTCCATCATTTATGTTAGATTTTATCATATTTcttctaattaaatatttagtttattcattttaattttctcCATCTATTTATGATCCTTCTCCGCATACTCAAATTACATATATCTAACTTATTATACTCATTTATTATCGATTAAAGTTTATTTGCATTTGATGTCTATTCTAAAAAATGCATCCCCACAATTGATGAATGATTGAGTTGCATAGTAATGTCCAGATCATGTTTATTTCTTGCTTATGTCTGAAAAAATTCTAATTATTGGATATTGTTGAAGCTGGACAAGCAACCAATTTTAATGACTAAAACAGAAATACATTTGTTTATTAGACGACAAGCAATGTATTTATGGACAAATAAACAATATGTATACATTGGTTTATTGAAACTTACTGAAATTTGAATTCGGAActttatgattttaagttgtggTATTTCAATTCAAAACTGCTCCCTTGATAACAAATGTAAATTTTAGTTATTTCTTTTGTtggacataaattaaaaaaacaactttagaatctcttttgttttttcttttcatacttTTGCATGTATTTAAATACGTAATAAAATTTGTTTATGACATACTTATAAAAAATGACTCATTAATTATAAGACTTTAATTTGACACATGAAGCTAGACTTCTTCTTCTTGTATAGTCCAGTTTTGCAAGCCACAGGACCAGCTCATTTGCCTGTTTTGCACATTATGATCATATCTAAGCGATCTTCACTAATAATCACATAATTAACTAGTCAAATTATGCACAATTTATCATAGAAATGACCTAAAACAGTACCCAATTAAGTTAATTGTTTTAATGTCAAATTTGGTAAATGCATTAACGATAAATCTCTCTTGACTTAGAATCATTAGCTTTGTATTTAATCGACGTGGCCTAAAAGACGCACTTGTATATAATATACTAACCAATTTGCGAATACACTACTTATATCCTTTCCTTTGTTTTTTGGTTTTCTCACGTGGCGTTTGGAGCGCGCATTAAAATCCCGACTAAATTTAGATCGCGTACTGCAGAGCTAATTCAAGAGTGACGCTCCTTAACGTATATcctttcctctctctctctctatatatatatatatatatatatataagtttcttCAATTAACTTTGAACGGTTAATTAATCAAGAGAGGTGGGAAATCTCTGTCAATTTTTATAAGTGGAATATACAAATCTGTCATGTCAGTTTTGGGAGagtatatatattgtattttaACTATTTATTTCACAAATATAATTAGTAAGTTTAAGTTGCCACTTGACTGATTGAAGAGAGGCGTTCCAGAATAAATTGCACATGCTCCAAGGACTTCACAGAATTTGGAGGTACAAAGACGGATATATATTGTGTTTTAACTATTTATTTCACAAATATAATTAGTAAGTTTAAGTTGTGAAAATAATCTCTTGCAAAATGCAAGATAAAATTGAGTATAATAAATGTAAAATAGTTTGGTTTTTCGGATAGGCATGGTATGGCAGATATCGATTACCATATTGAAATCAAAAATTTTAACATCGTGGTTTAGATTTTATGGTATTTGATATGCATATTTAAAAAGTTTGATATTCGGTATggaatttatatttataaaaaaaatgtcaaaatatcGAATACCGTACCAAAGCATATAGttacatataaaattcatatatatttaactATATAACACTAACAGATATATAAAATAGTAACTAACTATTTAGATGTTGaaattttgattactctatctTGATTTAAATGTTCTTTTTGGGTGATTGATTAACAAAGAGAATGGTTTGAActttattttgaataatttttatatgTGTAAGGTATTAGTATGATATAATTGAGGCGTTTCTTAAAAAACCAAAGTTATAATTctttattatatgaatatatgtaagcTGAAAACTTGAAATTGACCAAACTATGATAACTGATTTACTGTATCATGAAATACCAAAATCAAACTTTAAAATACCGAATCATACTGAACGGAACTTTTCAATACCGCCCACCTACTCTTTCCCTATGCATATAATGAAAACTTGCACTGCCTTTACCACAATCCACACTTTAAATCCACACTTTAAAACTATGAAAATCTAATTCTTATCTTGCAATAGCTTGTTCTCCAAGAAAGTGACACTTCCCACATCATCATGGACCTGCTCAAGCTATTTTTCAATTGACAATTCATAAATAACTTCCTATTGTGTTCTTATTAAACTGTCATATCTGTAAAGTCTGCTTTCACAAGAAAAACCTTttgataaagaaaaatctgGTAAAAAAGGAGTAAGAATTCGTTATACATAGAGGAAAAAGTTGCTTTCTCACTTTTACTTTCTAGCTACTCCTACTTCTTTTGTCATAGTCCATTCGTTTACTCCtatcgttttaatttatttgtctgatTTTAACTTAATAagacttttaaattttatggtttTAAACTAAAAATGTAAATATATCAAATTTCTTTTAATCTTGTGATTTTTAAACATGACACATGGAATGTTGAAatttaaaagttataaaaaaaaagattttttcttttaaacgGACTAAAAATAAAAGCGGGCGAATATTCTAAAATTGGGTCGGTCCATCAACAGTAGCAAAGTCATAAATTTTCCTAAGAGTGTTCATAAGTCTATAGTATAATTTTGATCAGTGTTTTTAAGTCTTTTAATAACTTGTTGTGTATTATGCTCTTTTTTGACTAcaaattttgaagttgaaatttgagtttttgataTGGTGTTGGGACATACATTTGAAAAAGTGATAGGCCGTTTATCCAAATAAGTGGAAATCTATGTTGCCAAACTTAAAAGCAGGGCAgccaaaacaaacaaacaaactaaGCAGCAGAAACTTAAAAACTTACTTCCTTGAAATAATAGCGGAAAGAAACGCAACTTAACGTTTGTCTTTCCTTGTCATTTCCACAACTTAAACGTGTACTCTAAGCTCACTTTCCCCACTCtctccctatatatatatacatatatttataactATTTCTATCAACACAACAAtacaataaaagagaaaaatggaTCGTAGATCATCGATAGAGAGCGAAGGAAGTGTTCATCTAGAGATAAATGGGATGTTAAGTTTAACAGAAAGTGGTGGTGCAACAATCTTTGAACCTCATAGTACAATTGAGACAAAGAATAGCAGTACGTCAAATTCTGTTTCTCCGAAAAGGGGAGTGGTTCGTGCACCGGAGAAAAAGATTACTCTTTTTGCTCTAAGGCTAGCTGTGCTTGAAAAGGCAGCAACTGGACTAGGGACACTTGGTTTCATATGGGCAACAGTTGTTCTTCTTGGTGGCTTTGCTATCACTTTAGACACAACTGATTTTTGGGTCATAACAACTATTCTGTTAATTGAAGGAACAAGAATCTTTAGCAGGAGTCATGAGCTTGAATGGCAACATCAAGCAACATGGTCTATTGCTGATGTAGGAATCAGCAGCTTTCGAGCCATTAAATCCAGCACAAGAACCATTGTCCAGGCTGCTAAAGCAATTTTCAAGCCTATTTCTGATGTTACAAAGGGAAGCAGCAGGGAAATTGCAAGGAATTCACAACAGACAGCTCGCGGGAAATGGGATAAGCGGAGGTTGCCAACACGAATGTGGACTAGTTCAGAGGTTCCTCTGCTTCCATATGCGCGATGGATGTTCATAGCAAGAAATGTTAGTAAGATGTTGTACTGGCTCCAAATCTTATCTGCAACAGCATGTTTGATGCTTTCATTGATGAAGCTTGTCTTGAGAAACTTTGGTGAAGTGGCCAAGGGAGATACCGATAAGAGGAACAGGAAAAGTGCTCTACTTATATTCTACTCCCTTGCGTTCACGGAGGCATTGCTTTTTCTCATGGAAAAAGCATACTGGGAATGGAAGATCAACTTTTGTAGACTGTTGGAGGAGGTAAACAAAGAATGTGAATTGGGGCCATCAGGTATGACTTCTGTTAGGAGGTTCTTTTATGATGCTTATTCAAGATGTGTTTATGGGAGCATATTTGATGGTCTTAAGATGGACATGGTTTCATTTGCTATGGAACTCCTAGCCTCTAGCTCACCAGATGAACAGCTCATTGGTGCTCAAATCCTAAGGAAATTTGCTATGAGTCCACGGTTTTGTGGTGACACCCTTCAGAAGATCGGAACAAACATAATAGTAATGGAGAGGTTGGTTGAGATGCTGAATTGGAAAGACATCCAAGAAGAAGAGTTAAGGCTATCAGCAGCAGAGATCATATCAAAGATTACAGGTAAAAAGCAAAACTCTCTTCGTGTTGCGGGTATACCTGGTGCTATGGAGTCCATATCTTCCCTTCTCCAAATCAGCAGGATGCCAACTGGAGCAAGTGATGAAATCTGTGAGAAGAGGATCATCTTTGACAATGAAAATTATGGATTTTGGACATTCAACCATTTGGGCCTCCTTATTCTGAAGAAACTTGCTCGCGACCACGATAACTGTGGGAAGATAGGCAATACTAGAGGTCTTCTGCCCAAAATCATAGAGTTCACACAAGCAGGAGAGAGATTACTAAGAGATGAATCAGTAACACCAACACAGATAATGACACTAAAACGGTCTCTCCAAGTTGTGAAGATGCTGGCAAGCACAGCAGGCGCCACAGGTAAAGAGTTAAGAAAAGAAATTTCAGAAATAGTCTTCACCATTAGCAATATCAGGGACTTGTTAAGGTATGGGGAGAGACACCCTACTTTACAACACTTGGGAATAGAGATCTTGAAAAGTTTGGGATTGGAGGAAGATGCAACAGAGAGAATTGGAGGCACCGGAGGAGTCCTTAAGGAGTTGTGCAATATCTTCCTCAAGGAGGCAATATCAAATCATCATAGTCATGTAAGAACTACAGCAGGAGAAGCACTAGCTATGCTGGCACTTGAAAGCAAGAACAACTGTCATAGGATATTGAAACTGAAGGTGACTGGAAAGCTTATTGAAGCATTGGAAGTTCCATTGCTTCGAATAAATGCAGCAAGAATCCTGAGAAACTTGTGTGCCTACAGTGGAGCAGGTTACTTTGAAGAATTGAGGGAACTTGGTGCTGCAGGACCAACTGTAAGTTCCACAAAGCACATTCTTTCAATTCCTAATTAATCGATTTTCCCAAACCAGaaataaacataaatttataacCATTTCAGGTACTTAAAGCAATCATGACAGAGGAACACAAGTTACAGGAAGTAATGATGGGACTAGGTGCACATATATTCAAGTTTATAACACCAGAAGAGTCAAGCATCATGTTCCAGAGAGCGAAAATTCAAGAAGCTGAATTGGCTGCAAAACTCGTTGAGATTCTTAGGAAGCATCAACATCCATCTATAAAAGTTCCAAGAATAAGGAGGTTTGTCATAGAGTTAGCTATCTGGATGATGAGGGATAAAAGAACGAGCATTCAAGTGTTGAGAAATCTAGGAATGGACACGGA
This window encodes:
- the LOC129887183 gene encoding uncharacterized protein LOC129887183, with product MDRRSSIESEGSVHLEINGMLSLTESGGATIFEPHSTIETKNSSTSNSVSPKRGVVRAPEKKITLFALRLAVLEKAATGLGTLGFIWATVVLLGGFAITLDTTDFWVITTILLIEGTRIFSRSHELEWQHQATWSIADVGISSFRAIKSSTRTIVQAAKAIFKPISDVTKGSSREIARNSQQTARGKWDKRRLPTRMWTSSEVPLLPYARWMFIARNVSKMLYWLQILSATACLMLSLMKLVLRNFGEVAKGDTDKRNRKSALLIFYSLAFTEALLFLMEKAYWEWKINFCRLLEEVNKECELGPSGMTSVRRFFYDAYSRCVYGSIFDGLKMDMVSFAMELLASSSPDEQLIGAQILRKFAMSPRFCGDTLQKIGTNIIVMERLVEMLNWKDIQEEELRLSAAEIISKITGKKQNSLRVAGIPGAMESISSLLQISRMPTGASDEICEKRIIFDNENYGFWTFNHLGLLILKKLARDHDNCGKIGNTRGLLPKIIEFTQAGERLLRDESVTPTQIMTLKRSLQVVKMLASTAGATGKELRKEISEIVFTISNIRDLLRYGERHPTLQHLGIEILKSLGLEEDATERIGGTGGVLKELCNIFLKEAISNHHSHVRTTAGEALAMLALESKNNCHRILKLKVTGKLIEALEVPLLRINAARILRNLCAYSGAGYFEELRELGAAGPTVLKAIMTEEHKLQEVMMGLGAHIFKFITPEESSIMFQRAKIQEAELAAKLVEILRKHQHPSIKVPRIRRFVIELAIWMMRDKRTSIQVLRNLGMDTELECIIETTSELESFNVFSGTVGMNRHSVTIHSLIDTAMKLLAGEKE